One genomic region from Vitis riparia cultivar Riparia Gloire de Montpellier isolate 1030 chromosome 17, EGFV_Vit.rip_1.0, whole genome shotgun sequence encodes:
- the LOC117905236 gene encoding protein BOLA1, chloroplastic: MASRGANVVVSRANRMRQKLQSALEATLLEIEDVSHQHAGHAPMRALPNAPQETHFNLKIVSPKFTGHTLVKRHRMVYELLADELSSGLHAISIVAKTPQEGQQK; encoded by the coding sequence ATGGCCTCGCGCGGAGCCAATGTGGTGGTGTCGAGAGCCAACAGGATGAGGCAAAAGCTCCAATCCGCGCTCGAAGCTACGCTTCTAGAGATCGAAGACGTCTCCCACCAGCACGCTGGCCACGCCCCCATGAGGGCCCTCCCCAACGCTCCGCAGGAGACTCACTTCAACCTGAAGATCGTCTCTCCAAAGTTCACGGGCCACACCCTCGTCAAGCGACACCGTATGGTCTACGAGTTGTTAGCGGATGAACTCAGCTCTGGCCTACACGCGATCTCCATCGTCGCCAAAACCCCCCAAGAGGGGCAGCAGAAATAG